The following are encoded together in the Portunus trituberculatus isolate SZX2019 chromosome 25, ASM1759143v1, whole genome shotgun sequence genome:
- the LOC123508916 gene encoding heart- and neural crest derivatives-expressed protein 2-like: MSLVGGYSMPQSYGHTAMGGATPSPEALYSPYYSHPSPPAQALYPGWGYSASGYSSGFPPEVAVACPEYGVSAGFVMGPGSPHDLGGDYTIEMVDGCGRVVKRRSSANKKERRRTQSINNAFAELRECIPNVPADTKLSKIKTLRLATSYIAYLMEVLHGDDGAAPAPPPPGPFPPANPHQAASAAAAAAAAPHQAPSTTVVSSSTQSPENDKITPPPAATSPEPKRGRTGWPQEVWAQELKK, encoded by the exons ATGAGTCTGGTCGGTGGGTACTCCATGCCGCAGAGTTACGGGCACACGGCCATGGGAGGGGCCACGCCCTCCCCGGAGGCGCTTTATTCCCCTTACTACTCCCATCCTAGCCCGCCCGCGCAGGCCCTCTATCCGGGCTGGGGCTACTCAGCCTCGGGCTACTCCTCGGGCTTCCCTCCTGAGGTGGCGGTGGCCTGCCCAGAGTACGGGGTGTCCGCGGGCTTCGTGATGGGCCCCGGCTCCCCGCATGATCTGGGCGGCGACTACACCATCGAGATGGTGGACGGGTGCGGCCGAGTGGTGAAGCGGCGGTCGTCGGCCAACAAGAAGGAGCGGCGGCGCACGCAGAGCATCAACAACGCCTTCGCGGAGCTGCGGGAGTGCATCCCCAACGTGCCCGCCGACACCAAGCTGTCCAAGATCAAGACGCTGCGCCTCGCCACCTCCTACATCGCCTACCTCATGGAGGTGCTGCACGGTGACGACGGTGCCGCGCCCGCGCCGCCGCCCCCGGGACCCTTCCCGCCGGCCAACCCTCATCAGGCTGcttccgccgccgctgctgccgccgccgcgccCCACCAGGCGCCATCCACCACCGTCGTCTCCTCCTCAACACAGTCGCCCGAAAACGATAAG ATCACGCCCCCGCCCGCAGCCACCAGCCCTGAGCCAAAGAGAGGGCGGACGGGCTGGCCTCAGGAGGT